TTTAAATGAATAAACGGTTGTTTTGTTATTTCAACAAACTGCAAAGTTATATTGTTTTTAGTAAATCTAAAAGTTTTTTTTGCTTTCCTCCTACAAAAGCCGTAATTTTGTCACCGATTCACTGGTAGGGGTGCCTTAACATGACGGGCTGAGAACATACCCATAGAATCTGAACCGGGTAATGCCGGCGTAGAGAACTAATTAATAAGCAAGATGAAAAAAATTGGATTGATGGCCGTCGCCTTATTAGGTGCAGGCATCACTGTTTATGCACAGACGAGTGCAAAAGATAGCATGAAAGTTGTAAACCTGCAAGAAGTGCAGGTAGTATCCACCCGTGCCACGGCAAAAACTCCGGTGGCATTTACCAACGTAAAAAGAGAGCAAATCAGTAAACAGAACTTTGGACAGGATATTCCTTTCCTTTTATCTACCACCCCTTCCGTATTGACCACTTCGGACGCGGGAGCAGGCGTAGGATATACCACCATCCGCGTACGCGGAACAGATGCTACCCGCATCAATGTCACCGCCAACGGTATCCCGATGAACGACTCCGAAAGCCACGCCATCTTCTGGGTGAACACTCCCGACTTCGCTTCTTCCCTGGAAGATATGCAGATTCAACGGGGTGCCGGAACGTCTACCAACGGTTCGGGAGCATTCGGTGCCAGCATCAATATGCGTACACAGAGTATCTCTTCCAAGCCTTACGCGGAAGTTTCCGGCTCTTATGGCTCGTTCAATACACATAAGGAAACGGTAAAAGTAGGAACCGGGCTGATTAATAAATACTGGGCATTCGACGCACGCCTCTCTAATATTCAGAGTGACGGTTATCGCGACCGTGCCTCATCGGACTTGAAATCGTATTTCGTACAAGGCGGTTATTTCGGTGAAAACACAACGGTTAAGTTTATTTCCTTCGGTGGAAAAGAAAAGACTTATCATGCCTGGGACGGCATCAGCAAAGAGCAGTTGGAGAACAACCGGACATACAACCCGAACGGAATCATCCTCGATGACAATATAGGAAAAGGAAATCCCATCGGTTTCTATGATGACCAAATGGATAATTACCGCCAGACGCACTATCAACTTTTGCTTAATCACATTTTCTCTCCGACATGGAACCTGAATATTGCTTTCCATTATACCAATGGTTTCGGCTATTATCAGGAATACAAAAACGGACGCAGCCTTGAAGAATATGGATTGAAACCTTTCTATCTCCCTAGTAATAGTGAGCCGCAGAAGAAAACGAATCTTGTCCGCCAAAAGTTAGTGGATAGCGACTTCGGCGGCGGCATCTTCTCATTGAATTATCAGAACGAGAAACTAAACGCTTCTTTCGGTGGTGGTCTGAACCGATACAGTAACGACCACTATGGAAAAGTGATATGGGTGAAAAACTACACTGAACAGCTCGACCCTGAACATGAATATTATCGTAATAAGGGTGGAAAGACAGACGGTAACATTTATCTGAAAGCTAATTATCAGCTAACCGGCGGATTAAGCGCTT
The DNA window shown above is from Bacteroides faecium and carries:
- a CDS encoding TonB-dependent receptor codes for the protein MKKIGLMAVALLGAGITVYAQTSAKDSMKVVNLQEVQVVSTRATAKTPVAFTNVKREQISKQNFGQDIPFLLSTTPSVLTTSDAGAGVGYTTIRVRGTDATRINVTANGIPMNDSESHAIFWVNTPDFASSLEDMQIQRGAGTSTNGSGAFGASINMRTQSISSKPYAEVSGSYGSFNTHKETVKVGTGLINKYWAFDARLSNIQSDGYRDRASSDLKSYFVQGGYFGENTTVKFISFGGKEKTYHAWDGISKEQLENNRTYNPNGIILDDNIGKGNPIGFYDDQMDNYRQTHYQLLLNHIFSPTWNLNIAFHYTNGFGYYQEYKNGRSLEEYGLKPFYLPSNSEPQKKTNLVRQKLVDSDFGGGIFSLNYQNEKLNASFGGGLNRYSNDHYGKVIWVKNYTEQLDPEHEYYRNKGGKTDGNIYLKANYQLTGGLSAYADLQYRYIHYTIDGDNDKWDYTATPEHLQRLDIRENFSFFNPKAGLFWQINSNHSAYASFSVAQKEPTRNNYTDGMFDQYPKAEKLLDYELGYTYRNEWFTAGVNLYYMDYTDQLVLNGKTNDIGEAMAENVKDSYRMGIELALGAKFNDWLRWDINGTWSKNRIKDYVGYVYDESLVNGEIVDNLWTQTAIKGGNSPIAFSPSFIGNSLITLGSNGLEISLQSQYVSRQYLDNFGTKENSLDAYFVNHLSASYSFKTRHTKGITIGATVYNLFDTKYETNGYSQSVALYENGDKTKAYVIKHDPRFYPMAGTNILAHITFRF